In the Halofilum ochraceum genome, TCGAAGTGAACCTCGCGGAGGGTGCCGGCGCAACGGTACCCTCCGTCATGGTTCCCGGATCTTCGTAACCGCAAACCGTCGGCGGCTATGCGCCAAACGGCGATCATCGTTGCGCACCCGGGCCGATTGAATCGCGAGCAAGCTCGCTCCTACAACTCCTCCGGCACGCCACCAGGGCCCGTCTGGCGGTGTAGGAGCGAGCTTGCTCGCGATCGCTTGATGGTGCCGTGGGACTCAATCACGGCACCGCCTCCGCTCCGCAACAAAACCGCCCCCCCCGTCATCGACGAGATCCGCCGGAACGGATCACATGTGGACGTAGAGGTCGTTCCCGTGGACGGAGACCTCGAAAGTCTTCGCCTTCATCTTCGGATCGGCCAACGCCTCGCCCGTACGGATATCGAACTCCCAGCCGTGCCACGCACAGCGGACCAGTTCGTTGCGACGCCCGTACTCGATACCGAAATCGCCGCCGTTCACGGCGGTCCCGCACTGCGGTCCTTCACAGAGCTGCCCGCCGCGGTGCGGGCAGATGTTCAGCATCGCGTGGTACTCGCCGTCGCCGATCTCGAAGATGCCGATCGGCATGTTGTTGATCCGGACAATCTTCTGCTGCCCGGGTGCGACATCGCTCGCCTTGCAGGCGTGAATACCCTGTCCATTCATCATCGATCTCCCCGCGGTCTCAGGCGGTTTCCACGGCGGCCGTCGTGTTGACGCCGGCGTTCTGAAGGCGCCGATACACCTGCATGGCGTTGTTGCCCAGAACGTCGCCCCGCCACTCCGGCGGGATGTGCAGCTTCTGCACATCGTCGTAATCCCAGTGCGGGTAGTCGGACGCGAACATCAGCGTCTCGCGGCCGTACATCGCATCGAGGATGCTCCACAGGTGCTCGACACCGGTCTCCGGCTGTTCCAGCGGCTGGGTCGTGAAGCGGATGTTGCGGCGGAAGTACTCGCTCGGGAGCATCTTCAGCCACGGCGTTTCCTTGCGCAGTGCCTTGTAGTCGGCGTCGAGCCGCCACAGGATCGGCGCCGCCCAGGCCACGCCACACTCGATCACGATGAAGTACAGCTCCGGCCACTTCTCGAACACGCCCTCGGCGATCATGCTGGCGACATGCGTCTGCGCCGACTGGCCGAGCAACGCGTGCGTCTCCCAGAAGTAGCGTGTAGGGCCGGCCGCGATCGGGTTGGTGTTGATGCCGCCCTGCCCGCCGAGATGGATCGCGAACGGCAGGCCAACCTCGGCACAGGCCTCGAAGATCGGGTGGTAGAACGGATTGCCGTAGGGGCGCTCCGTACCGTGCGAGGCGAGCACCTGCACCATGTCGCTGCGGTGGCCCAGCCGACGGATTTCCTGCGCCGCGAGGTCCGGGGCCTGCGGGGCGATCATGATCGAGCCCTTGAGCCGGCTGTCACGGGACAGCCACTCATCGATAAGCCAGTCGTTGTACGCCTTGACGAGCGCATGGGCATAAAACGGGTTCGCGATCGTGGACGCTTCCATCGCCTCGTCACCGGTCATGATGGCGTAGTCGATGTTGTACGCATCGAGATGCTTCTCTTTCATGATCCGGTACTGCTCGTCCTGGGTTTCCGGATTGATGTCCATCCGCTTGAACCCTTCCGGATGCAGCCACGGCCGGTTCGCATTCGGGAACGAACCGCGTGGGCCCGGCTGCTCGCCGCGCGTGAAATAGTCGCGGTGGTACTCGTCGAGGTACGGCAGCAGTACTTCCGCCGAACTCCAGTAGTTGTGGCAATCGCAGTCGACGATCACGGTTGATTCCTCCCGATTCGTGGGGTGTCCGGCGCGTCGCGGCCCCGGATGTGCGGGCTCGTCCCTTTGCGGGACTGTTCGCAGGTTAGGCGTGTGAGGTAGATCGGACAAACGAATGTGATGGCGTTATTGATCGGATTTTGCGATTGGGAGAAGAAACCGGGAAAGGCGGTCCATATAGGGGTCGGGGCCGGCAGTATCTGCCGACGTAGCCCGGATGGAGTGGAACGGAATCCGGGGAGTACGGGGAAAGGCGACAGCGGAGTTCTGGGCCGTGGGTCACGGAGGGATCGGTGTGGCGAGGGATTGATGGCGGCCTTCCATGGCCGCCACCCCTTCGGGGCGCCTCCCGTTGGTCGGCGTCCAAATCGGCTTTCCTGCCGATTTGTCGAACCGGGAGGGTTCGGCCCACCTCTCTCTCCGCCATGCATAAAAAAAGCCCCGCGATTGCGGGGCTTTTTTTATGCATGGCGGAGAGAGAGGGATTCGAACCCTCGAAGGGGCTATCAACCCCTTACTCCCTTAGCAGGGGAGCGCCTTCGACCACTCGGCCATCTCTCCGTTCTATCCGCTCGCGATCCGCTGAGCGGATCGGGAGCTTACAGACTATAGGGGCCCTCGGGCAACCGGGTGGCCCCTGGGATCATTCTCCGGGTACGGGATCCTGCTCGTTCTTGATGCGCTCGTAAATCTCTTCGCGATGTACGGCCACATCTTTCGGGGCATTCACTCCCAGTCGGACCTGGTTTCCCTTGACCCCCAGCACGGTCACGGACACTTCGTCCCCGACCATAAGGGTCTCGCCTACGCGGCGCGTAAGGATCAGCATGATTTCATACTCCTGTCAGTCTTCACCTCGAATCGGCAGGGACCCGACCTCCCAATCGGCCCCCATTCCGTTGCCCGCGCCGCCCCCTCTTCACGGGGGACTGATTGTTGTTCTCTGGCGCCAGGTAGCCCACCAGTGGCTAATTCAATTCTCCCACGGCCTTCGGCGGAGCGTCCAGCCCGAAAGCGGCATGCAGCGCCCGCACCCCAAGCTCCAGGTACTTCTCGTCAACCACGACCGAGATCTTGATCTCCGACGTCGAGATCATGTGGATATTGATCCCTTCATTCCCCAGCGCCTCGAACATCCGGGTCGCGATACCGGCATGGGAGCGCATCCCCACGCCCACGAGCGAGATCTTGACGATACTCTCGTCCCCGTCGACCCGTTCCGCCCCGATTTCCTCGGTGATGCCCCGGACCAGCTCCAGTGCCTGCTGGTAGTCGTTCCGGTGCACCGTGAACGTGAAGTTGGCGGTGCCGCCATCCGAGGCCACGTTCTGCAGGATCATGTCCACTTCGATATTGGCATCGGAGACCGCGCCGATGATCCGGCGGGCGATACCCGGCTGGTCCGGCGCGCCCGCGACGCGAATCTGCGCCTCGTCACGGTTGAAGGCGATGCCGGAAATGACGGCGTCTTCCATTTCGGGCTCCTCATAGGTAATCAGGGTGCCGGCGTTCTCCTGGAAGCTGGAGAGGACGCGCAGCGGCACATTGTACTTGCCGGCGAATTCGACCGAGCGGATCTGCAGCACCTTCGCGCCGAGACTCGCGAGCTCGAGCATCTCCTCGAACGTGATCCGATCGAGACGGCGAGCCCGGGGTTCGATCCGCGGGTCGGTCGTATAGATGCCGTCGACATCCGTGAAGATCTGGCACTCGTCGGCCTTGAGGGCGGCCGCCAGGGCGACCGCCGAGGTATCCGAACCGCCACGCCCGAGCGTGGTGATATTGCCGGCGGCATCGACGCCCTGGAATCCGGCCACGACCACCACGCGCCCGGCCGCGAGGTCGGAATCGATGCGTTCGCGGCCCACGTTCTTGATCCGCGCCTTGTTGTGCGTCTCGTCGGTCTGCACCGCCACCTGCCCGCCCGTATACGAGCGGGCCGGACAGCCGCGTTTCTCCAGGGCCATCGCGAGCAGGGCAATCGTGACCTGTTCCCCGGTCGACATCAGCACATCGAGTTCACGCGGCGTCGGCTTCGGCATCACCTGTTTCGCGAGATCGATCAGGCGATTCGTCTCACCGCTCATGGCGGAGACGACCACGACCACATCATCCCCCTGGTCACGCGACGCCTTCACCAGGTCGGCTACATGCTCGATCCGTTCGATGGTGCCGACGGACGTACCGCCAAATTTCTTTACATACAGGCTCATACCGCGGCGCGAACTCCCGTTTCAGCGGTTTCTGGGCTATCGAGGATAGATGGTTTTCGAGGCAACGGCGACGGTCAGCCCAGTTGTTCCCGGACCCAGCGGGCGACATCGGCCAGACCGTCGTCCAGTCCGGCGGGGTCATTCCCCCCGGCCTGTGCCATATCCGGACGGCCGCCGCCCTTGCCACCGACGAAGCCGGCGACGTGGTTCACGAGATCACCGGCGCGGATGCGGCCGGTCTCGCCGTTGGTGACACCGGCGACCAGCTGGACCTTGCCGTTCGCCACCGTGCCGAGTACGACGGCTGCGGCGCCCAGCCGCCCCTTCAGCCCATCCACG is a window encoding:
- the csrA gene encoding carbon storage regulator CsrA, with product MLILTRRVGETLMVGDEVSVTVLGVKGNQVRLGVNAPKDVAVHREEIYERIKNEQDPVPGE
- a CDS encoding amidohydrolase family protein — its product is MIVDCDCHNYWSSAEVLLPYLDEYHRDYFTRGEQPGPRGSFPNANRPWLHPEGFKRMDINPETQDEQYRIMKEKHLDAYNIDYAIMTGDEAMEASTIANPFYAHALVKAYNDWLIDEWLSRDSRLKGSIMIAPQAPDLAAQEIRRLGHRSDMVQVLASHGTERPYGNPFYHPIFEACAEVGLPFAIHLGGQGGINTNPIAAGPTRYFWETHALLGQSAQTHVASMIAEGVFEKWPELYFIVIECGVAWAAPILWRLDADYKALRKETPWLKMLPSEYFRRNIRFTTQPLEQPETGVEHLWSILDAMYGRETLMFASDYPHWDYDDVQKLHIPPEWRGDVLGNNAMQVYRRLQNAGVNTTAAVETA
- a CDS encoding aspartate kinase gives rise to the protein MSLYVKKFGGTSVGTIERIEHVADLVKASRDQGDDVVVVVSAMSGETNRLIDLAKQVMPKPTPRELDVLMSTGEQVTIALLAMALEKRGCPARSYTGGQVAVQTDETHNKARIKNVGRERIDSDLAAGRVVVVAGFQGVDAAGNITTLGRGGSDTSAVALAAALKADECQIFTDVDGIYTTDPRIEPRARRLDRITFEEMLELASLGAKVLQIRSVEFAGKYNVPLRVLSSFQENAGTLITYEEPEMEDAVISGIAFNRDEAQIRVAGAPDQPGIARRIIGAVSDANIEVDMILQNVASDGGTANFTFTVHRNDYQQALELVRGITEEIGAERVDGDESIVKISLVGVGMRSHAGIATRMFEALGNEGINIHMISTSEIKISVVVDEKYLELGVRALHAAFGLDAPPKAVGELN
- a CDS encoding Rieske (2Fe-2S) protein gives rise to the protein MNGQGIHACKASDVAPGQQKIVRINNMPIGIFEIGDGEYHAMLNICPHRGGQLCEGPQCGTAVNGGDFGIEYGRRNELVRCAWHGWEFDIRTGEALADPKMKAKTFEVSVHGNDLYVHM